In Acidobacteriota bacterium, the sequence ACCTGCAACCATAGAACCCAAAGCCCCGACGACAGCCGTATCGCCACTCACCGATAGCGAAAAACCGAAATCATCTTGGTAAGTGCTGTCATCTGCCATCAGTTTGGCTTGCTCTGTCCAGACGGTTCCCGTACGGGTAAAAACGTAAGCAGCCCCTACCCGGATATCTCTGGAGCTTTCGGGAGCGCCAATCAAAATGGTATTGGCATCAATCGCTACGGAAGAGCCAAAAAAAGCGTAGTCCTGTGGAGTGCTTGCCGTGAGTTTTGCCTGCTGTGTCCAGGTAGCATTTTCGCGAATGAAAACATATGCCGCGCCTTTGTTGGTATCAGGTGTACCTGACGGGTCATGAAGGACTGCGCCGACAATGATGGTATTGCCATTGATGGCGACAGCTTCCCCGAAACGGTCGTGGTTCACTGTATCAGTGCCAAGGAGTTTTGCCTGCTGAATCCAAGCTGCGTTTGATCTCACAAAAACATATGCCGCGCCTTTATTGGATGGGGCAGTGGTTCTCGCTCCGATGACAATCGTGTCACCATCAATTGCAACGGTAAATCCGAATTGGGCGTTGGCGCTTCCCTCATCGGCAGTCAATTTGGTTTGCAGCGTCCAAACTCCGTTGGTTTTTGCATAAACATAGGCTGCGCCTTGATTGGTCTTGCCGTTGACATCGGCAAGCGGCGAACCAATGACCATCAGGTTGCCGCTTGCCGAAACTGACCACCCGAAAGCATCGCTTACCGCGCCATCATTCGCCAAAAGTTTCTGCTGCTGCGTCACGGTTCCAAGGCTGACAGCAGACCCGTCTGAAGGGGTCGCAGGCTCGACTTGCGCGAGTACCTTAAATTGCATAGCGCTTGCCGCGCATAACCAGGCAATCAATAAGAAAATAAATATTTTGTTGTGCAAAGTTTTTATTGTGGTTTTCATACAGGCTCCTTCTGATTTTCTTGAAGTTTTTATTTTTGATTGATGATCAAGGTTGCTTCCCTTGCGAAAAGTTGGAACCTGGCTAAACTCCGACTGCAAAAAGTCCATGTCGGAGCCTAGCCAAATCTTTGCGGTTTATTCGAGGGGGCGCGTGTACATAATTTCACTGGAAACTTTACCGCTTGCGGTATTCTTGACTTGAATCATCACGGTTTGACCGGGGGCAATCCATCTGCCGGATTTCGCGGCAATCACCAGGGTGGTCGGGTTGTCGATGTCGTTGGCGGTCTTCTTCTGGCGTTCGCCGTTGACGTAAATTTCGGTGGGCGATTCAAAGTTCACACCCGTAACCAGTAATTTTTTGCCTTTCACCTGCACGCTTTGAATCTGTGGTTCATTTTGACTAGTGTTTTCACCGAGCGCATAGGCAGCAAGCCCGAACCCGCTTTGAGCGCTTTTGACGCGCCCGGCGACGATGGCGCGACCATTGGATTGAAGGGCAATCGCACGAGCTTCATCCTCATTGCTGAAAAAGTCTGTGGTGATTTTGCCGCCGTTGCCAAAAGTAGTATCGAGGCTGCCATCCGCTTTGTAACAAACCAGCGCGAAATCACGATAGACACTATCATTGACATTCGCCATATTAGCCATTCCCGCTTGCAGAATGCGCCCGTCTGCAAGCACAGCGAGGCTGTAGCCAAAATCGGTTCCCCCAACGATGCCAAAGTCTGTAATCACTTTGCCGCCGTTGCCAAATGCCAGGTCAGGCGTACCATTGGCAAGCACCCGCATCAGAAGAAAATCGAAACCGTTTTGCCCGATACCGCCACCAATGAGAATTCCTCCATCACTGAGTAGTGCTATGCTATGAGCGGCGCTTGATGAATTAAGCGGTAAAATCGCTTTTCCACCAATGGCAAAAGAGCCATCAAGTGAACCATTCGTCAAATAGCGCGCATACGATAGTCGGATGTCTGAAACGCCGACGGCAACAATCCGCCCGTCCGGTTGAATCGCCAGGTCGTGAACCTCTTCAAAGTTTTCAGATTCTCCGGGGGCAGAGTAAATCTGAGTATTGATTTTGCCGCCGACGCCAAAGGTTGGATCAAGCGTACCGGTTGCCGTAAACCGCACCAACCCAAAATCGGTAGCCGTTTGACTGATAGTGGCACGTCCGCCAACTACAATACGTCCATCCGTCTGAATGGCAATCGCCGTAACCTGATCGTTCAAGCCAAAAAAATCGACCGTTGCCACCCCGCCGTTGCCAAAGGTGTTATCAGGTGTCCCATCTGCGTTGTAACGCGCCAAGCCAAAATCGGTGCTTGAACCTCCTCCCTGAAATCCTGCAATGAGAATTTTACCGTCAGATTGAATGGCAATATCCTGAATGGTAGAGATTAA encodes:
- a CDS encoding FG-GAP repeat protein; translation: MKTTIKTLHNKIFIFLLIAWLCAASAMQFKVLAQVEPATPSDGSAVSLGTVTQQQKLLANDGAVSDAFGWSVSASGNLMVIGSPLADVNGKTNQGAAYVYAKTNGVWTLQTKLTADEGSANAQFGFTVAIDGDTIVIGARTTAPSNKGAAYVFVRSNAAWIQQAKLLGTDTVNHDRFGEAVAINGNTIIVGAVLHDPSGTPDTNKGAAYVFIRENATWTQQAKLTASTPQDYAFFGSSVAIDANTILIGAPESSRDIRVGAAYVFTRTGTVWTEQAKLMADDSTYQDDFGFSLSVSGDTAVVGALGSMVAGTSFAGAAYIFTRSNDDWAQQAKLTADAADIGANNNFGWAVSLKNDALAIGAYSTRVDGKLQQGTAYLFKRNGALWEPQARLTANDGLALDYFGSSVALNNDEMLIGTPQKSPSGANTQQPGAVYVFALTPADSQTPQIQSVQVKGKKLLVTGVNFESPTEIYVNGERQKKTANDIDNPTTLVIAAKSGRWIAPGQTVMIQVKNTASGKVSSEIMYTRPLE